GTACGGAGGCCTGCGAACTCACTACCGGCAAAAGTCCAGTGAACTGGGAGAGGCGGCGTCGCCTCCTCCATGCTCCTCCAGCTCCATTCAATTTGGCTATTTACTCTTGGCTCTGGCTTTTTTCTGCCCGCACTGGCTGTTCCAGAAGCGCCAGGCTGGCGGTCCTTGGCTCGCCTGTAGCTTTGCGGGGTGGAGGAGCGACGGCCGAGGAGCGGAGCGCGGGTGGCCTGTGGGCCGCCGGCACAGCTCCGGGACCCTGGGTACAGGGAAGAGCAGGAGCAGGCAGCCTGCAGGGGCCTAGGCCGGGCTTCGGGGAAGTGTAGCGCGCGCGACGGGCCCCGGAACCTAGGGCTTTGGGGGATGGTGCAGGTGCTGTAGCTCAGAGCGCCGCCACCTGGGTGGCCTCTGGCTTTTACCCAAGCCTTTTCCTCCAAGCAGCCCTCCCGAGCGTCGCCTGTGTGCTTGCAGTCAAGCTCCAGGGGCCAAGCCGGGGATGGCGGCGGCGTAACCGGGGCTGGGAAGAAGGGGAGCCGGAGGACAACGGGCTGCCGCAGCGCCGGAAAGCAATGGGGCAGCCGGAGGGGCAGCGACATCTGCGGGTCAAGGAGCGGCCGACCAACTCTGCGTGGTCGCGAGGCTGAGCGGGGGCTGCCCGAGGACACCGGAGCGATGAGGCTAGGCGGGCCGCACTTCCCTAGGGCGACCGGCGGGAGGAGCAGCGACGCCCCTTGCCCCGCGCCCCTGGCTACGCGCTCACACCCGCCCCAGGTCTCAAAACTCGGTGCTGTCCGTGGATCTTGGGCTTGGGTTTGTCCGGTCACCTCGAGCGACTCGGAGAACCCGGCTTTCCCATTAGGAACGGAGATTACGCTTTGTCCCTGGCTTTTAGAAAGTTAGTTCAACACTTTGGATCATCAAtcctaagaaggaaaaataaagacatcgtGGTCTGCCTCTGAATGGATCGGTGTCGGAGGATTCCCGAAAGTAGAGAGAACCAGTTTTAGCCGGCGCGGCGAGCGCTGACCACTGACACTTCAGCCCCGGAAAGGGTTAATTGCATCCTGCCGGGTCGGTTTACATGTAAATAGAGAGCAGCTGCTCCGCGCGGGCTCCGACTGGCTCTTATAAGTTTTTGATTGGTTGCCAATGACATCACCTCCCGTGTTATAACACAGAGGACCCGAAGCGGCGTCGGATCAACCCTCCTTAAAGGGACGAGGCCACGCCTTCAGCTCCTCCCCCTCGGTTGCCCATTGGCTGTGGGTCTCTGTGAGGTAGCGGTCGTCTTTCTCCGGATTCTTATTGGCCCAACGCGCCGTCGTTCGAAGGCCGGCCTGCCCCCTCAGAACCTTACATTTACAGTGTAGCAAAAGAGAAAGTAACTATGTTGCTGCTGGAGATCAATGAAGCCAAGTGAATGGGGGCTGAATGTGCCAGTCCTTAGCTGAAGCCGAGCGCCAGATGGTGGAGGGCTACACTTATTTATGAAGTAAGTGGAAGTCACCGCAGTTGCTACTCGGAGCCCAGGAGTGGAGGTGGAGGATTGTAAAGCGGTGCGTGTTTATGTGCGTGCgcgcgtgtttgtgtgtgtgtgcgtgtgtgtgtatgtgtgtgtatgagagagagatagagagatagagagaggagagagaaagaaacggAGACAGAGATGTGATGCTGACGGAGGAGCCACAGCAGGTAAGATTATAAGGTTCGGGCTGTTGGCTCCCGTTGCCCTGTGCGTTTTACTCTCTGCAGTCTACTTGGATTTGGGGTGAAGCAAAAATGAGGTTTGTTGAGATGCTTTGCGGCAGTTTTAAATG
The sequence above is drawn from the Urocitellus parryii isolate mUroPar1 chromosome 9, mUroPar1.hap1, whole genome shotgun sequence genome and encodes:
- the LOC113182182 gene encoding uncharacterized protein LOC113182182, whose amino-acid sequence is MSLPLRLPHCFPALRQPVVLRLPFFPAPVTPPPSPAWPLELDCKHTGDAREGCLEEKAWVKARGHPGGGALSYSTCTIPQSPRFRGPSRALHFPEARPRPLQAACSCSSLYPGSRSCAGGPQATRAPLLGRRSSTPQSYRRAKDRQPGASGTASAGRKKPEPRVNSQIEWSWRSMEEATPPLPVHWTFAGSEFAGLRTHLEKKSGKLGKLPSASTEKSQGNCRNLAWNKKRSGQAQMNC